Sequence from the Deltaproteobacteria bacterium genome:
GCCATGCTGATCCTGAAGAGCAAATTGTGGAGGCCCTGAAATTTGTGCAAAGTGAAGTGCGTTATCTCGGTATCGAGGTGGGAGTCAATTCACATAAGCCTGCGCCTGCCGGGCAAACTCTGCAGCGCAGATATGGCGACTGCAAAGACAAGGCCGTCCTCTTTGTTTCACTGTTGAAATATCTTGGTATCGAGGCGGCGCCGGTCCTGGTGAATAGTAAGATAACCGGGCAGTTGGCCGACTACCCACCCATGGTAAATGCTTTCAATCACGTTATGGTGAAAGTCCGGCATGATGATAACGTCTTCTGGCTGGATCCCACCAGGCAGTATCAGAAGGGGTTGCTGGCGGATATATACCAACCTGACTATCGCTATGCGCTGGTGGTAGAAAAAGGAAGCGGCGCATTAGAACGAATGAATGAAAGAGCCGGCAGCTCACAGCTGATTGTTAAGGACAGCTTTGACCTGACCAAAGGGGCCGGAAAGGAAGTCTCCTTTGAAAGCCGAAGCGAACATATTGGTTATGAGGCGGAAGCTCAGCGCTATCAGGTTGCCAGATACGGTTTGTCGGGGCTGCAAAAGAAATACCTTGAGTTCTATCGGGATTACTACTCGGCGGTGGAATCAGTTGATAAAATCAGGATTAGGGACGATGAACTTACAGGGCGCCTTTTTCTGGAAGAAAAGTACCTCATGAAAGAATTCTGGGAAACCAATAATAAAGACAGGAATTTTAAAGCCAGTTTTTTAGCCAATTCTATTCGCCCTTACCTAAGCAAACCTGACCAGGAGAGCAGGAGTTCACCTTATTCGATGAGCTACCCTAAACATGTGAAACAAACGATAGATGTTATTTTTGGTTCAGATGAATGGGCTTTTGAAAAGGAAGAATTTATTGAGGACAATCCCTATTTCTTTTACAAGTTTAATGCTCGTTATGATAAATCCAAAGGGACACTTAGCCTGAACTATGAGATTAAACTGCGAACCGACAGTATCGCCGCGCAAGATCTTGACAAATATATGGCTGCCCGGAAAAGGGTCTGGGAGAGCACTGAATACCCGATTGTGAAGTATTTTGACTCTGCTGCTGCTGAGGATGATGGTGAGGAGAATAATTTCGGCTTATGGGTGCTGATTGCTCTTATCGTTTTTTATGCCGGAGGCGCCCTCTATGTCTTGATTAATTGGTTCATTGATGCCAGAAATCAACCGGTATATAAAGATACAGTGTTCTACCCCGTATCTTTAGTCAAACTGATTGCATTATCTATTGTGACCTTTGGTGTTTATACGGTGTACTGGTTTTATAGAAACTGGCTTTATGTGAAAAAAATTGACAGCAGTTCAATAATGCCGATTGCCAGAGGTATATTCAGTATCCTCTGGTTCTACCCCTTCTATCTTCGGCTTGTCGAAGACAGTTGTCTGCGTTATGAGGAAAACAAGGTGCTGGTAAAGTCAATGGCGATTCTCTTCGCAGTGACTTATTTTATTGCCACCTTCCTGTCGGATGTAGATTATTTATTCCTGCCCGCAATGGTTGTGACAGCGCTATTGCTGCTTCCACTTGCCAACTACATCAATTATGTAAATACAGATGACAGCAGGGCCTATACATATAATTCGCGGTGGTTGCTGCGGCATACAGTCCTCTGTCTTTTATTTATACCATTGATTATTTTTATCTATGGCAGTGAATTGAATATATTACCCAGTGAGAAAGTGGTCAAAGGAAGCAGGATCTGGGGGCACCATATAAAATATATGAAGCGGAAGGGCGTCTTTCCCGCTGATGAAAATCCGGTGCTTTTTTATAGCGATGCACTATTGTTTATTCGTAATGACGGCAACGGTTTTACCGATAAACAGGTCTTCTCCTATTGGGTGGATGAGAAAAAAAGATTTAATGTGGAGAGTGAAGACTTATCCAATGTTAAAGACATCAACGTGGCTTATGCCAAGGGCTGGGATGAAGATACGACGATCACTGTTGTGAGAGAAGATGACAGCAGTTTTGTACTCTATGTTTCTCAAATCGATGGAGGTGACAAGCACTTTGTTAATGCATTGATGAAAAGGTGGAAGAAGTTGAGGGCCGATTCTCCGGGAGATCGTTAAGTCCCCTACCGCATAACAAAACAGTAAATCCTCTCCGGTTTTAAATTCTGAACGCTTCTATCTTAAAACAATTGGGACCCTTTCTTCTCCATAGGCGCCATCATGAAAGGTATCAATGTTTTTTTAAACAGCCCGGCAGCAGCTGTTTAAAAAAAGGGCCCTCAAGGAAGGGCCCTTTTCGTTGCTGAAAGAATGTTTTTCAATCTTTTAACTGCCGGTTTGCACGATTATGGACATTTGATGGGACATTTGGCTTTTTTCATTTGTCCCTTTACCATCATAGATGAATTCTCATCCTGGTAAATATAAGTGGCAAACATGGTAAAAGAGTCCAGCCTTGAATGAAAGTGTCCCTGAATATAAGGTGAGTCAACCATGTCTTCATATGAAAGCGCTATTTCATACATTTGTTTTTTCAGGCGATCTCTCTG
This genomic interval carries:
- a CDS encoding DUF3857 domain-containing protein codes for the protein MLLTLLLIIGLPGIVSAAGSSDMIKMQKPAGWIIGKEPQLPEQLPDDAIEGGVYYLLSDNQIRVAGGEKTVYFSHFAELIVNQQGLERSSQINVEFDPAYESLVFNSLQIRRDNKIVNKLSSAKISVIQRETELDNLIYDGRLTANVILDDVRVGDIVEYSYTLKGDNPVYKGLFAYRRYIEWTVPLHHQVIRVLWGKNNPLYVTKLNTDADVMERAFDSFREYVVEVNDGVPKYINSETPGWYNPFGIIFFSETNDWSHVASWALPLYEKAIGVSADVAAIADTIRLSHADPEEQIVEALKFVQSEVRYLGIEVGVNSHKPAPAGQTLQRRYGDCKDKAVLFVSLLKYLGIEAAPVLVNSKITGQLADYPPMVNAFNHVMVKVRHDDNVFWLDPTRQYQKGLLADIYQPDYRYALVVEKGSGALERMNERAGSSQLIVKDSFDLTKGAGKEVSFESRSEHIGYEAEAQRYQVARYGLSGLQKKYLEFYRDYYSAVESVDKIRIRDDELTGRLFLEEKYLMKEFWETNNKDRNFKASFLANSIRPYLSKPDQESRSSPYSMSYPKHVKQTIDVIFGSDEWAFEKEEFIEDNPYFFYKFNARYDKSKGTLSLNYEIKLRTDSIAAQDLDKYMAARKRVWESTEYPIVKYFDSAAAEDDGEENNFGLWVLIALIVFYAGGALYVLINWFIDARNQPVYKDTVFYPVSLVKLIALSIVTFGVYTVYWFYRNWLYVKKIDSSSIMPIARGIFSILWFYPFYLRLVEDSCLRYEENKVLVKSMAILFAVTYFIATFLSDVDYLFLPAMVVTALLLLPLANYINYVNTDDSRAYTYNSRWLLRHTVLCLLFIPLIIFIYGSELNILPSEKVVKGSRIWGHHIKYMKRKGVFPADENPVLFYSDALLFIRNDGNGFTDKQVFSYWVDEKKRFNVESEDLSNVKDINVAYAKGWDEDTTITVVREDDSSFVLYVSQIDGGDKHFVNALMKRWKKLRADSPGDR